The following are encoded together in the Candidatus Methylomirabilis oxygeniifera genome:
- the rpoA gene encoding DNA-directed RNA polymerase alpha chain (Evidence 2a : Function of homologous gene experimentally demonstrated in an other organism; Product type e : enzyme) — MIQKFKGIQKPKRLECELESLTSTYGKFFAEPFERGFGLTIGNALRRTLLSAIEGAAVTAVRITGALHEFSTIPGVKEDVTDIILNLKGLRLRLHVDHPKTLYLKAFSEGEVRAEHIVSDPDVEVLNPDLRIATLEQDGKLELELEVRLGRGYVPAERNKREGQPVDVIAIDSIFSPIRKVNFRVEDTRVGQVTDYNKLTLEVWTDGSVLPRDAIAYAAKILKDHLSIFTNFEEEPEGEGVVVDEARKQLLDNLNRSVDELELSVRSANCLKHSDIRYIYELVVRSEAEMLKTKNFGRKSLNEIKEILTGMGLTLGMKLEGLPVGESIGKRGDKTSKALTGA; from the coding sequence ATGATTCAGAAGTTTAAGGGCATCCAGAAGCCAAAACGGCTGGAGTGCGAGCTGGAATCTCTGACCAGCACATACGGCAAGTTTTTTGCGGAGCCCTTTGAACGCGGATTCGGATTGACCATCGGTAATGCGCTTCGGCGCACCCTTCTTTCCGCCATTGAGGGGGCCGCGGTGACCGCGGTTCGAATCACCGGGGCGCTGCATGAATTCTCCACGATCCCTGGGGTGAAAGAAGATGTTACCGATATCATTCTCAATCTCAAGGGGCTGCGGCTGCGACTTCACGTTGACCATCCTAAAACATTATATCTAAAGGCGTTTTCAGAAGGAGAGGTTCGAGCCGAGCATATTGTTTCGGATCCCGATGTCGAGGTCTTGAACCCGGATCTGCGTATTGCGACGTTGGAGCAGGATGGGAAGCTTGAGCTGGAATTGGAGGTTCGCCTCGGACGCGGCTATGTTCCTGCAGAGCGAAATAAACGAGAGGGGCAGCCCGTCGATGTCATTGCCATAGACTCTATCTTCTCCCCGATCCGGAAAGTCAATTTCCGGGTCGAAGACACCAGGGTTGGCCAGGTCACCGACTACAATAAGCTGACCTTGGAAGTCTGGACTGACGGCAGTGTCCTGCCCCGCGATGCCATTGCGTATGCGGCAAAGATCCTCAAGGATCACCTGAGCATCTTTACAAACTTTGAGGAAGAGCCGGAGGGTGAGGGGGTTGTTGTCGACGAGGCGAGGAAGCAACTGTTGGACAACCTCAATCGAAGTGTTGATGAACTGGAGCTGTCAGTACGATCGGCCAATTGTTTGAAGCACTCGGATATTCGATATATCTACGAATTGGTTGTCAGGAGTGAGGCCGAGATGTTGAAGACAAAAAATTTCGGCCGGAAGTCTCTGAACGAAATCAAGGAGATCCTTACCGGTATGGGGTTAACCTTAGGGATGAAACTGGAAGGCCTCCCTGTTGGCGAGTCGATTGGGAAACGCGGTGACAAGACCTCGAAGGCCTTAACGGGGGCCTGA
- a CDS encoding 50S ribosomal protein L17, which translates to MRHRKAGRKLGRTTAHREMLLRNLLTSLFRYEKIVTTEAKAKEARKLADKIITLAKRGDLHARRQAAEVIQDEDVLKKLFDMIGSRYKDRNGGYTRLTKLEYRMGDGAPLAAIELVEIGAVAEPSAKPAKRRGRRGDKGTVPKPRPAEPIAAQSPGA; encoded by the coding sequence ATGCGACATAGGAAAGCTGGGAGGAAGCTCGGTCGAACAACGGCTCATCGTGAGATGCTCCTCCGTAATCTGCTGACATCGCTCTTCCGTTACGAGAAGATCGTAACAACCGAGGCGAAGGCCAAGGAAGCGCGTAAGCTGGCAGATAAGATCATTACGCTTGCCAAGCGCGGAGATTTACATGCGCGCCGACAGGCAGCGGAGGTTATCCAGGATGAGGATGTCTTGAAAAAGCTGTTTGATATGATCGGTAGCCGCTATAAAGATCGAAACGGCGGTTATACCAGGTTGACCAAGCTGGAGTACAGAATGGGGGATGGTGCGCCGCTTGCGGCCATCGAGCTTGTCGAGATCGGCGCAGTGGCTGAACCTTCGGCTAAGCCGGCGAAACGCCGTGGTCGGCGTGGGGATAAAGGCACGGTACCGAAGCCACGGCCGGCCGAACCCATAGCGGCTCAGTCGCCAGGTGCGTGA
- the fusA gene encoding Elongation factor G (EF-G) (Evidence 2b : Function of strongly homologous gene; Product type f : factor): MSGTEIARIRNVAMVAHGGAGKTTLTEAMLFDAGVTSRLGTVEDGTTITDFDEDEVKRKTSVSSALAFCEWKGYKLNVIDTPGASIFLTDTRNCLRVLDGAVVVVSAVSGVKVQTEKVWACAEAEGLARMVYINKMDQEQADFFRALDDIRKNLCQAAIPVQLPVGAHASFAGVIDLLRMKALIYQDDLTGQCSEGEVPRELRPKAEQFRATLMEAVADSDDRLLEKYLEVGVLTDEEFKVGLRRAVIGGKVVPVLCGSAVKNIGVRPMLDLLTELFPSPVDREAMTGIDPRSGERATREGREDAPLSALVFKTLVDPYAGKISLLRVYSGVLSSDSNAYNSTKGCKERIGQVVLLRGKHQIPVQTIVAGDLGAVVKLKETSTGDTLCDERSPISLESVGIPHSIVEYAIVPKTRGDEEKMSSGLQRLREEDPSLQIRRDPQTKEIILAGMGKTHLEIAVDRLKRKYGLEIQMKTPRVPYKETIHGRTEVQGRHKKQTGGHGQYGDCWIKLEPRPRGAGYEFVNQIVGGAIPKQYIPAVEKGIIEAMEEGSLAGYPVVDVKVTLYDGSYHSVDSSEMAFKIAGSLAFKKGILQANPTLLEPIMTVEVMVPDECMGEVIGDLNSKRGRVVGVEAKGKAQTIKAQAPLAELLEYATQLKAITGDRGDYTVEFSHYDEVPPHLRERVIAELKKAKGE; encoded by the coding sequence ATGAGCGGAACAGAGATAGCCAGGATACGAAACGTTGCCATGGTGGCCCATGGGGGCGCTGGGAAGACGACGCTGACTGAGGCGATGCTGTTTGATGCCGGCGTGACGTCTCGCCTTGGGACAGTTGAAGACGGGACGACCATCACCGACTTCGACGAGGATGAGGTCAAGCGGAAGACGAGCGTCAGCTCCGCTCTCGCCTTCTGCGAGTGGAAAGGATACAAGCTTAACGTGATTGACACCCCTGGAGCCTCTATCTTTCTGACCGACACCAGGAACTGTCTGAGAGTCCTTGACGGCGCCGTTGTGGTAGTGAGTGCCGTCTCCGGTGTCAAGGTGCAGACAGAGAAGGTGTGGGCGTGCGCTGAAGCGGAAGGCCTGGCCAGGATGGTTTATATCAATAAGATGGATCAGGAGCAGGCCGACTTCTTCAGAGCCTTGGACGATATTCGCAAGAACCTCTGCCAGGCGGCGATACCCGTCCAACTTCCGGTAGGCGCGCACGCGTCCTTTGCGGGCGTGATCGATCTGCTGCGGATGAAAGCTTTGATCTACCAGGACGACCTGACGGGGCAGTGTTCCGAAGGAGAGGTTCCTCGAGAGCTGAGACCGAAGGCGGAGCAGTTTCGGGCGACGCTGATGGAGGCGGTTGCGGACAGCGACGATAGGCTGTTGGAGAAGTATCTTGAAGTCGGTGTGCTCACCGATGAGGAGTTCAAGGTCGGATTACGGCGAGCGGTGATTGGGGGAAAGGTTGTTCCGGTTCTCTGTGGTTCGGCTGTCAAGAACATCGGCGTGCGACCTATGCTTGATCTCCTGACGGAACTCTTTCCATCTCCGGTGGATCGCGAAGCGATGACGGGGATCGATCCGAGGAGCGGCGAGCGAGCGACTCGAGAAGGTCGCGAGGATGCTCCGCTCTCGGCTTTAGTATTTAAGACACTCGTCGATCCCTACGCCGGTAAGATTAGCCTTCTCCGAGTCTACTCCGGGGTGCTTTCTTCCGATTCGAACGCCTACAACAGCACCAAAGGGTGCAAGGAAAGGATCGGTCAAGTCGTACTGCTCCGAGGTAAGCATCAAATACCGGTTCAGACAATCGTGGCCGGAGATCTGGGGGCTGTTGTGAAACTCAAGGAGACCAGCACCGGGGACACCCTTTGCGACGAGCGAAGCCCAATCAGTCTGGAGTCTGTTGGGATTCCACATTCTATCGTCGAGTACGCCATTGTACCGAAGACAAGAGGGGATGAGGAAAAAATGAGCTCTGGACTCCAGCGGCTTCGCGAGGAGGATCCATCCCTTCAGATTCGGCGCGACCCGCAGACCAAGGAGATCATCCTGGCCGGGATGGGTAAGACCCACTTGGAAATTGCGGTCGATCGCCTCAAGCGAAAGTACGGACTCGAAATTCAGATGAAGACGCCGCGCGTGCCGTACAAAGAGACCATTCACGGGCGAACTGAGGTTCAGGGAAGGCATAAAAAACAGACCGGAGGGCACGGCCAGTACGGCGATTGCTGGATCAAACTTGAGCCGCGTCCCCGTGGTGCCGGGTATGAATTCGTCAATCAAATCGTGGGAGGAGCGATCCCCAAGCAGTACATTCCCGCGGTGGAGAAAGGGATCATCGAGGCGATGGAAGAAGGGAGTCTGGCCGGGTACCCTGTTGTGGATGTCAAGGTGACCCTCTATGACGGTTCATACCATTCTGTCGACTCCTCAGAAATGGCGTTCAAGATCGCGGGGTCGTTGGCGTTTAAGAAGGGGATCCTGCAGGCGAATCCGACTCTTCTGGAGCCGATCATGACGGTCGAGGTGATGGTCCCGGATGAGTGTATGGGGGAGGTGATCGGCGATCTGAACAGCAAACGGGGACGTGTGGTGGGCGTAGAGGCCAAAGGGAAAGCGCAGACGATTAAGGCGCAGGCCCCTCTGGCCGAGTTATTGGAGTATGCCACGCAGCTCAAGGCCATCACCGGCGACCGCGGTGACTATACGGTGGAGTTCTCCCACTACGATGAGGTCCCTCCGCATCTGAGAGAGCGGGTGATTGCAGAATTGAAAAAGGCGAAAGGCGAATAG
- a CDS encoding conserved protein of unknown function (Evidence 4 : Homologs of previously reported genes of unknown function), translating into MAGEVVERVRAIALPLFTELGLELVDVEFRREAGGWILRLYLDKPDGVTLDDCQRVSEELSDLLDVENIIHHPYTLEVSSPGLNRPLLRESDFLRFAGQRARVTTLQAVAGQRRFLGVLRGCEDGQVLLEREDGTTVLIPYAAISKARLDPIL; encoded by the coding sequence ATGGCTGGTGAGGTTGTAGAGCGAGTCAGAGCGATCGCCCTTCCGCTCTTCACTGAGTTGGGACTGGAGCTGGTAGACGTTGAGTTCCGTCGAGAGGCAGGCGGATGGATCCTGCGCCTGTATCTCGACAAACCTGATGGGGTGACCTTGGATGATTGCCAGCGAGTGAGCGAAGAGTTGAGCGATCTTCTTGACGTAGAGAACATCATCCACCATCCCTACACGCTTGAAGTGTCCTCTCCTGGTTTGAATCGACCGCTCCTTCGAGAGTCGGATTTTCTCCGCTTTGCGGGCCAACGGGCGAGAGTCACGACCTTGCAGGCCGTCGCCGGCCAACGACGGTTTCTTGGCGTTCTGAGAGGTTGCGAGGATGGACAGGTATTGCTGGAACGGGAAGACGGTACGACTGTCCTCATCCCTTATGCGGCGATTTCGAAGGCTCGATTGGATCCAATCCTCTAA
- a CDS encoding protein of unknown function (Evidence 5 : No homology to any previously reported sequences), which yields MNAFFTSIPYTLLFRGLDPIEPSKSPHKG from the coding sequence ATGAATGCCTTTTTCACTTCTATACCCTATACCCTGCTCTTTAGAGGATTGGATCCAATCGAGCCTTCGAAATCGCCGCATAAGGGATGA
- the nusA gene encoding Transcription elongation protein nusA (N utilization substance protein A) (L factor) (Evidence 2a : Function of homologous gene experimentally demonstrated in an other organism; PubMedId : 12213659, 15720542, 16193062, 6326058; Product type f : factor), which produces MGIDLLQVIEQVGREKEIDSAVLIEAVSAAILSASRKTLGAALDLRVEFDQRSRCFMLYAVRKVVEQVVNPHVEIAIDEAQQLNPEAQLGDETKTELKAKEFGRIAAQTAKQVIIQRVKEAERESVFQAFKARVGELVGGVVQRVAKGNVIVNLGKAEAILPPREQLPREDYRVGDRIRAYVLDVKKLPRGSQIVLSRTHPGLLAKLLEIEVPEIYEGIVEIKAVSRDAGERAKVAVASRDSNVDPVGACVGYRGSRIQAIVRELMGEKIDVIAWKDDPASFVKSALAPADIESVEVVQETHTLHVLVADGQLSLAIGKRGQNARLAAKLLGWKVDVRGRGEIQKASEERLQPEFEPVASTVEGRAGTDLRLAEVPGVGEKLADRLIEAGVDSCRKLADASDEALVQVEGIGPKTAQKLIEAAKAALALRDAE; this is translated from the coding sequence ATGGGTATTGATTTACTACAAGTGATAGAACAGGTCGGACGCGAGAAGGAGATCGATTCGGCCGTACTGATTGAGGCGGTGAGCGCGGCCATTCTCTCGGCGTCCCGTAAGACCCTTGGGGCCGCCCTTGACCTTCGTGTTGAGTTCGACCAACGGTCCCGTTGCTTTATGCTGTACGCAGTGCGTAAGGTTGTAGAGCAGGTTGTGAATCCGCATGTCGAGATCGCCATCGATGAGGCCCAGCAGCTCAACCCGGAAGCCCAACTCGGCGATGAGACGAAGACCGAGTTGAAGGCAAAGGAGTTCGGCCGAATCGCCGCCCAAACGGCGAAACAGGTCATCATCCAGCGAGTCAAGGAGGCCGAACGGGAGAGTGTGTTTCAGGCCTTCAAGGCCCGTGTGGGCGAATTGGTTGGGGGTGTCGTCCAAAGAGTAGCGAAGGGCAACGTTATCGTTAATCTTGGGAAGGCCGAGGCGATTCTTCCTCCCAGAGAACAACTTCCCCGTGAGGATTACAGGGTCGGCGATCGGATTCGAGCCTATGTACTGGATGTGAAGAAATTACCGAGAGGGTCCCAGATCGTCCTTTCACGAACCCATCCCGGCCTCCTGGCCAAGCTGCTCGAGATCGAAGTTCCAGAAATCTATGAGGGGATCGTTGAGATCAAGGCGGTGTCCAGGGATGCGGGTGAACGAGCGAAGGTGGCTGTGGCCTCACGCGACAGCAACGTGGATCCGGTCGGGGCCTGCGTCGGCTATCGCGGCAGTCGAATTCAAGCAATCGTCAGGGAACTGATGGGTGAGAAGATCGACGTCATTGCCTGGAAGGATGATCCGGCTTCCTTCGTCAAGAGCGCGCTTGCCCCGGCTGACATTGAGAGCGTTGAGGTTGTGCAGGAGACGCATACCCTTCACGTGCTAGTGGCTGACGGTCAGCTCTCGCTGGCCATTGGGAAACGGGGACAGAACGCTCGTCTGGCGGCCAAGTTGTTGGGCTGGAAGGTCGATGTGAGGGGCCGTGGCGAGATCCAGAAAGCGTCGGAGGAGCGGCTTCAGCCGGAGTTCGAACCCGTAGCGTCAACAGTGGAGGGCCGGGCCGGTACGGACCTGCGGTTGGCGGAGGTACCGGGCGTGGGGGAGAAATTGGCCGATCGCCTGATCGAGGCCGGTGTGGACAGTTGCCGGAAACTGGCCGACGCGTCGGATGAGGCCTTGGTTCAGGTGGAGGGGATTGGTCCAAAGACAGCCCAAAAATTGATCGAGGCTGCGAAGGCCGCCCTCGCCTTGAGGGATGCAGAATAG
- a CDS encoding conserved protein of unknown function (Evidence 4 : Homologs of previously reported genes of unknown function), with translation MACRTSRPKGELIRVHPIAGGGLGVDLGGGSGRGAYVCPNHDCLEQAVKRGEFARCLEVAVAPMTVETLEELIRERVRRKVAALLGLARRARKVASGAEAVDRAIKRHAARLILSAADASANSVAKLRSVAAQIGIAWMQAMDKEELGAALGGGPRVCIAVMDPHLAGALMSALNKIPVVMEAREGTRSDRRVGRQSGASKGLGVIRRGND, from the coding sequence GTGGCCTGCCGCACCAGTCGGCCGAAGGGGGAGCTTATTCGTGTGCATCCTATTGCCGGCGGGGGACTGGGTGTGGACCTGGGTGGGGGATCGGGTCGCGGGGCGTATGTCTGCCCGAACCACGACTGCTTAGAGCAGGCGGTAAAAAGGGGTGAGTTTGCGCGCTGCCTGGAGGTGGCGGTTGCGCCGATGACGGTGGAGACCCTCGAAGAGCTGATTCGAGAGCGCGTCCGCCGCAAGGTCGCCGCTCTCCTTGGACTTGCGCGCCGAGCCCGTAAGGTTGCGTCAGGCGCAGAGGCGGTGGATCGGGCCATCAAGCGCCATGCAGCCCGGTTAATTCTGAGTGCGGCGGACGCATCGGCGAACTCGGTGGCGAAGTTGCGGAGTGTGGCCGCACAGATTGGCATCGCATGGATGCAGGCCATGGACAAGGAGGAGTTGGGAGCCGCTCTCGGAGGGGGTCCCCGAGTGTGTATTGCCGTCATGGATCCGCACCTTGCAGGAGCGCTGATGTCTGCGCTGAATAAGATACCAGTGGTGATGGAAGCGAGAGAGGGGACACGGTCAGACCGCCGAGTTGGAAGACAGAGCGGAGCGTCGAAAGGTTTGGGGGTGATCCGGCGTGGGAATGATTAG
- the infB gene encoding translation initiation factor IF-2 (Evidence 2a : Function of homologous gene experimentally demonstrated in an other organism; PubMedId : 1764105, 1805969; Product type f : factor), with product MIRVYDLAKVLGMSSKELLDQLERSGLQLKSHSSNVDEDHVRSLLAAAPPQKQSRPKPKPLEAPPSVHAEPVEGRRIRTGKAEASTVPTKTSARTPTRSKLTEAKVPPVVTPITEEARSTGGVSPVEQKGSQKSKAVPVPQSVKEMVVPDQRSLVPSEAPRETRTAPAGLKGAPSGTPMPSPPVSGQTQRAAAVPPTPQAPVRVEQIERKPSAPLRPTVKIAETITVKELAESISMSPSEIIKQLIKMGIMTTMNQPLDVEVVKRAADQLGFSVEVTPLEETVAEAKELEDPSLLLPRSPVVTIMGHVDHGKTSLLDAIRQTNVIASEAGGITQHIGAYQVDLPGGKITFLDTPGHEAFTAMRARGAQATDIVVLVVAADDGVMPQTQEAISHAKDAGVPILVAINKIDKPGADPTRVKQQLAEYGLVPEEWSGQTIYAEVSAKKQVGIEHLLEMLLLLAEVQELKANPHRSAKGVIIEAELDRSRGPVATVLVQQGTLKVGDVIVAGLHSGRVRAMNNEKGKRTQTAGPATPVEVLGLSGVPMAGDTFVVVSDERKGRQIALARQQKHREEMIVSKHRITLDDLHRRIQEGEVKELRMIIKGDVQGSVGPFRESLGRIGTDAVRLKVIHASVGAITETDVMLASASNAVIVGFHVRPEPKAQKLAEQEGVEIRLYTVIYDAINEIRRAMEGLLEPKYVERSIGRVEVRQVFAVPKVGAVAGSTVVEGKVCRDSQVRIVRDGKVVHKGRVGSLRRFKEDVREVQTGFECGVGLVNFNDIKVGDILEVFDLESVAQKL from the coding sequence ATGATTAGGGTTTACGATTTGGCGAAAGTGCTTGGTATGTCAAGCAAGGAACTTCTTGACCAACTTGAGCGGTCTGGCCTGCAACTGAAGAGCCACAGCAGCAACGTGGACGAGGATCATGTCAGGTCGCTCCTGGCAGCCGCACCACCTCAGAAGCAAAGTCGCCCCAAGCCCAAGCCGCTGGAGGCACCTCCATCGGTCCACGCCGAGCCGGTGGAAGGCCGACGTATCAGGACAGGGAAGGCTGAAGCCTCGACGGTACCGACGAAGACCTCGGCTCGGACGCCGACTCGCTCCAAGCTCACCGAGGCGAAGGTGCCGCCCGTGGTCACGCCGATAACCGAAGAGGCGAGATCCACTGGGGGGGTGAGTCCGGTTGAACAAAAGGGGTCTCAGAAGTCTAAGGCAGTGCCTGTTCCACAGTCGGTGAAGGAGATGGTAGTTCCCGATCAGCGATCCTTGGTGCCGTCTGAGGCTCCTCGCGAGACCAGGACCGCACCGGCCGGCCTGAAGGGGGCGCCATCCGGGACCCCGATGCCGTCACCACCTGTCTCCGGCCAGACACAGAGGGCGGCGGCGGTTCCACCGACGCCCCAGGCGCCGGTCCGGGTGGAGCAGATCGAACGCAAGCCCTCTGCTCCACTGCGTCCGACAGTCAAGATTGCGGAGACGATCACTGTGAAGGAGCTGGCGGAAAGCATCTCGATGAGCCCTAGTGAGATCATCAAGCAGTTGATCAAGATGGGGATCATGACCACGATGAACCAGCCGCTTGATGTGGAGGTCGTCAAACGCGCGGCCGACCAGCTAGGATTCTCAGTGGAAGTGACTCCCCTGGAGGAGACTGTGGCCGAGGCGAAGGAGCTTGAAGATCCCTCGCTGCTTCTTCCCAGGTCTCCTGTCGTGACAATCATGGGACATGTCGATCACGGCAAAACCTCACTACTGGATGCGATCCGGCAGACCAATGTCATCGCCTCAGAGGCTGGAGGAATTACTCAACATATCGGCGCCTATCAAGTCGATCTGCCTGGCGGCAAGATCACGTTCCTGGATACACCTGGCCACGAGGCGTTTACCGCGATGCGGGCGCGTGGGGCACAGGCGACCGATATTGTGGTCTTGGTTGTGGCGGCCGATGACGGGGTGATGCCCCAGACGCAGGAGGCGATCAGCCACGCCAAGGACGCGGGCGTCCCGATCCTGGTGGCGATCAACAAGATCGATAAGCCAGGCGCCGATCCGACCCGTGTCAAGCAACAGTTGGCGGAATACGGGCTGGTTCCGGAAGAGTGGTCAGGGCAGACGATTTACGCGGAGGTCTCGGCCAAAAAGCAGGTGGGCATAGAGCATCTGCTTGAGATGCTGCTGTTGCTGGCCGAGGTTCAGGAACTCAAGGCGAACCCGCACAGGTCCGCAAAGGGTGTCATCATTGAGGCCGAACTGGATCGTAGTCGGGGACCGGTCGCGACGGTATTGGTTCAGCAGGGGACCCTGAAGGTGGGGGACGTGATCGTTGCCGGATTGCATTCTGGTCGGGTGCGGGCGATGAATAACGAGAAGGGGAAAAGGACCCAGACAGCCGGACCGGCCACCCCCGTGGAGGTGCTGGGTCTGTCCGGCGTCCCTATGGCTGGAGATACGTTTGTTGTGGTATCCGATGAACGAAAAGGGCGGCAGATCGCGCTCGCCCGACAACAGAAACACCGCGAAGAGATGATCGTTTCGAAGCACCGCATTACCCTGGACGATTTGCACCGTCGTATCCAGGAGGGTGAGGTCAAAGAACTTCGGATGATTATCAAGGGGGACGTCCAGGGCTCCGTTGGACCGTTTCGCGAATCGCTGGGGCGGATCGGCACCGACGCGGTCAGGTTAAAGGTGATCCACGCGTCTGTCGGCGCCATCACCGAGACCGACGTGATGTTGGCGTCGGCTTCCAATGCTGTCATTGTAGGATTTCATGTTCGGCCTGAGCCAAAGGCCCAGAAGCTGGCCGAGCAGGAAGGCGTCGAGATCCGGCTCTACACCGTGATTTATGACGCCATCAACGAAATCCGGCGAGCGATGGAGGGGCTGCTGGAGCCCAAGTATGTCGAACGGTCGATCGGTCGCGTGGAGGTTCGCCAGGTCTTTGCTGTACCCAAGGTTGGAGCGGTTGCCGGCTCAACCGTGGTGGAGGGGAAGGTTTGCCGGGACAGTCAGGTCCGCATTGTTCGGGACGGCAAGGTAGTCCACAAGGGTCGGGTCGGGTCGCTTCGCCGCTTCAAGGAGGATGTTCGGGAGGTACAAACCGGGTTTGAGTGCGGAGTCGGCCTGGTAAACTTTAACGACATCAAGGTTGGCGATATCCTGGAAGTCTTCGATCTGGAATCGGTCGCCCAAAAGTTGTAG
- a CDS encoding conserved protein of unknown function (Evidence 4 : Homologs of previously reported genes of unknown function) yields MTVGTCRVELHLAGNTSLKGKRRVVKGIKDRIRGRFNVSVAEVDRLDEWQRATLGIACISNNARLVDETLTKVVNLIEADADALILDYEIDLMTQ; encoded by the coding sequence ATGACTGTTGGGACATGCCGTGTCGAGTTGCATCTGGCCGGTAATACCTCCCTCAAGGGTAAGCGGCGGGTTGTCAAGGGGATCAAAGATCGTATCCGGGGCCGCTTCAATGTCTCGGTCGCTGAGGTGGATCGCCTTGATGAATGGCAACGCGCCACACTCGGAATCGCCTGCATCAGCAACAATGCTCGACTGGTCGACGAGACCCTCACAAAAGTCGTCAACCTCATCGAGGCTGACGCCGACGCGCTGATTCTCGATTATGAGATCGATCTCATGACCCAGTGA
- the rbfA gene encoding Ribosome-binding factor A produces the protein MQGRRADRVGTLIQEEISRLILQSVKDPRVRCATVTRVRVSDDLQHAKVYIASMGGDKERCQEALIGLKSAAGFLRGELGRRLCLRYIPELLFSLDDSLEQELHLAELFRQIEATETRE, from the coding sequence ATGCAAGGCAGGCGAGCCGATCGAGTCGGCACTTTGATACAGGAAGAGATCAGTCGCTTAATTTTACAGTCGGTGAAGGATCCGAGGGTTCGTTGCGCTACGGTCACCCGTGTGCGGGTCAGCGACGATTTGCAACACGCGAAGGTCTATATCGCCTCAATGGGAGGCGACAAGGAACGGTGCCAGGAGGCGCTGATCGGTTTAAAGAGCGCAGCCGGCTTTCTCCGGGGGGAATTGGGGCGCCGGTTGTGCCTGCGCTACATCCCGGAGCTGCTCTTTTCGCTTGATGATTCGTTGGAGCAGGAGTTGCACCTCGCTGAGCTGTTTCGGCAGATCGAAGCGACCGAGACCAGGGAGTAA
- a CDS encoding PHP C-terminal domain protein, whose amino-acid sequence MASRIDLHLHTKASDGALQPAELVKAADRIGIRVMAVTDHDSVNGIAEAQEAASDLAIEVMSGIELSASLDGDEIHILGYLLDADDPSLQKALRRLQEDRLVQARAMVERLGALGYPVEWDRVLAIANGGSVGRPHIAMALVERGGVASVDEAFSRFLRRGGPAYVEGSKVFPYEAVSLIREAHGVPSLAHPIIVGAGDYHLDLERLLPMMKESGLEGIETYYKGYTPEITTSLLAVAERHRLIPTGGSDFHGGGVVADAELGGVEVPWQTVERLWARKRASGAAPIISG is encoded by the coding sequence ATGGCGAGTCGTATCGATCTACACCTGCATACCAAGGCCTCAGATGGCGCGCTTCAGCCGGCGGAACTGGTGAAGGCCGCAGACCGCATTGGGATCCGCGTGATGGCCGTGACCGACCACGACAGCGTGAATGGAATCGCCGAGGCGCAGGAAGCCGCTTCCGATCTGGCAATCGAGGTAATGTCCGGGATCGAGTTGAGTGCGAGTCTGGACGGCGACGAGATCCATATCCTGGGCTATCTGCTCGACGCGGACGATCCATCCTTACAAAAGGCCCTCCGTCGACTACAGGAGGACAGACTCGTTCAGGCCCGGGCTATGGTCGAGCGGTTGGGCGCACTCGGGTATCCGGTCGAGTGGGACCGCGTATTGGCTATTGCCAATGGCGGATCGGTCGGACGGCCGCATATCGCGATGGCCCTCGTGGAGCGCGGCGGCGTCGCATCGGTGGATGAGGCGTTCTCGCGTTTTCTGAGACGAGGGGGCCCCGCCTATGTCGAGGGCTCGAAGGTCTTCCCGTACGAGGCGGTCAGCCTGATCAGGGAGGCTCATGGCGTGCCCTCACTGGCGCACCCGATCATTGTGGGGGCCGGCGATTACCATCTGGATCTTGAGCGGCTGTTGCCGATGATGAAGGAGTCGGGCCTGGAGGGGATCGAGACCTACTATAAGGGGTATACCCCGGAGATTACAACGTCTCTGCTGGCGGTTGCCGAGCGGCATCGGCTTATACCCACCGGTGGGAGCGATTTTCACGGCGGCGGCGTAGTTGCCGATGCGGAGTTGGGAGGGGTAGAGGTACCCTGGCAGACTGTCGAGCGGCTGTGGGCCAGAAAACGAGCGTCGGGCGCCGCACCGATCATCTCCGGGTAA